A section of the Tachysurus fulvidraco isolate hzauxx_2018 chromosome 7, HZAU_PFXX_2.0, whole genome shotgun sequence genome encodes:
- the LOC113650508 gene encoding uncharacterized protein LOC113650508 → MPSSSPLELIALAEHSLSIARPLSFSITPEPLSPYTDGTVLSLSWHAGTARSTCGLYRNAIVLICVGGSVLIGGLIFTGLYFAGISKTYANILGPIMLSFGLMVLIIGIVLVPITHEMRQIAFKRMCSWYGSQNTV, encoded by the coding sequence ATGCCGTCATCATCGCCTCTGGAGCTCATCGCTCTTGCTGAGCACTCTCTCTCGATTGCTCgacctctctctttttccatcACACCTGAGCCTCTCAGTCCGTACACCGATGGCACAGTGTTGAGCCTCTCGTGGCACGCCGGAACAGCGCGTAGTACCTGCGGGCTCTACCGCAACGCCATCGTGCTGATCTGCGTCGGGGGCAGTGTGCTGATCGGTGGCTTGATCTTCACTGGCCTCTACTTCGCTGGAATATCCAAGACGTACGCCAACATCCTGGGCCCTATCATGCTGTCGTTTGGACTCATGGTGCTCATCATTGGCATCGTTTTGGTGCCCATTACTCATGAAATGAGGCAAATCGCCTTTAAGAGAATGTGCAGCTGGTATGGAAGTCAGAATACCGTGTAG